The Candidatus Sysuiplasma jiujiangense genome includes the window ACAGCAGGGCATAATTCAGGAAGCCGTGAATATCCACACCCGTGACTGTCATGTCGAAAAACGGATTCTGAAGGGGAGACCAGTTGCCCACCAGAAAAAGAGACTCCTGCCTATGCGCTGTTACCGAAAACTTGCCGAAGAGCCCGCTGTATTCGCTTATAATCTTCAGTGTCGAGGTATGTCCATTTGCGAATAAAATCCAGGAAGTAGCATTGGCAAAGCCAACCGTTACAGGAAGATCGGAACTGAAGCTGATGTACAGGGAATCACCGGCAGGCAGGACAATTTCACCTGCCGTATACCAGCCGCTGCGGCCTACAGCAAAGAAAGAATCGCTGGTCAATACGGTAGAGGTCTTAACCGGAATGAGATAGAGGGAAATGGCCAGTAACAGGAAGATCACTCCGAGTGCCATTACATCGTAGCGGATGATTCCTTTCTTTGCGTGTTTCATGACCTGCCACCCAATTTGGATTGGCCTCCGCCCAACAGATCCGTGGTGTTTGCGATTGGGGGCATAGAGCCGTCTCCAAATAATCCATGAATCAATGCATTACTTCAATTTTGCCAATAATTAAATCTCTGCCGGCACTGTATCACTTTCGGGGCAGTCGGGATACTCTTCCGGCCAAAAACCATTCTTTGAATTATGGCGCATATCAGCTCTGAAGCAGAGTAAAACATTGCTTCCAGAAGAAAAAACAGAGTCAGGCCCTTCCCGCATAGACGGATAGCTTGTTGCTACAGTGACTTGGCCAGCAGAGCGGTATTTTTCAGCCGAAAATATCATGACAATGAGCGCTTCGGCCGTCTCTCATGAAAGGTCTGGCATTCATTGCTGCCAACGACTCGATATTGTCAGCGGAATAAGTGAATTCCTGCGCCATTCTCCGCTCCAAACACCGGCAATCGGGCATCTTACTGCCATTTCACCTGTGCCGCATTGGGCTGACAGGAAACGATCGCGGAAGAAAGGAATGTCACATTAGATTCGAGGTATCGAATCAATACCGACTTCTCAAATCCAGAGTCCGGGACCGCCGATACCTCCACCAAACATACCATAACCCATCATGCCCATCATACCGAGGCCACCCATCATCATCATTGGCCCCATCATGGAGTTCTGCTGTGCCGCCATCTGCTGTTGATGCGCTTTAACATGTGCGTCCAGTTCCGCCTGGCTTTTGAAAAGCATTCCGTCAATATCACATATTTTCAAAGTGGGGTCTATCTTATTTACTATCTCCTTCCACAATCTCTTTTCGAATTCATGGCCTGAATGGAGCTCTGCGGCTGTTGCAATACCTGCAGTTGCAATGCCCTCTATGGCCGGTATAGCCAGATCCCTCCCCCAAATTCCTGCATGAAGCTGCACTTCAAATTTCCCCTGCTTCCCCGCAATAAGGACATCGACGTCCCTGACCTTCCCGAGTACTATCCTCTCCCTGTTCGACTTTCTTGCATGAATATCCCACAGGTTGTCATTTGCCTCATCTGAAGTTATGGAAAAACCTTCATCGGTCAGAAGTTTGCTGACAAGCGTATGGACTTCTTCCGGTGTTATATCCTTTTCAATAAACCCATGCTTGATCATGGTGTAGCCATGGCTGACCACACTTAAATAGCCTCTTCAGTCTTCAGCTGTTTCCGATTTGAAAACCGTTCCCTGCACACATGATCAACACCCTCAACGCTTTCTGGTCGGCAGTCCTGTAGCGGAATCGTCTCCGTGCACAGGAAGCAGCAGGGATACGACTTTGTGAGACGGAAATGCGCCAGAGGCCGCATTAATTACCGGAAAGGAGATGTTTACACAGGAAGCGATATGTCCGCATCTGGGAGTCTATGATATTTTCCATTTTTTCGAACGAGTGCCCCTCACCCCGGTAGAATTTAAAATCCAACGGAACTCGCATCTTTTCAATTTTTTCCTTTGCCTGAAGGGACTCCGAAAGCGGGCATCTCGGATCATTTTCGCCTGCAATGATCTGCACCGGGGCACGTATCCTGTCCAGGAAGAAAACAGGGGACGCGCTCCTCAATCTGTCTGAGTCCCGCACCGGATCTCCCATATTCTGGATGTCCCAGTATCTGAGGTCCTCGCGTTCACTTTCCATTTCTGTGAACCAGTTAAGGAACGGAACGGTCGCCGAACCAGCGCACCATCTGTCGGGATAAAACACGAGCGAGCACATTGTGAGGTAACCGCCAAACGACGCACCCATCACGGCAATTTTGTTTCCGGAGGCAAGCCCGTTTTCCGTCAGGTATTTCCAGGCACCCACGCAGTCCGCGAGGTCGGCTGATCCCATTACAAACCTGTTTGCATCCCTGAACTTCCTCCCGTAACCTGAACTTCCGCGGTAATTTGGACAAATGACTGAAATGCCGGTTAGGACAAAACTCTGTATCAGCGGATCCCATTTGTCATACGACCTCCAGGTTGGTCCGCCATGTATCGCAATGACAGCTGCATTTGCGTCCGAATCAGATTTTGCCCTGTAGAGCAGGGCCGGAATTGCCAGCCCGTCATGTTCCGACGGATAGCGCACCTCTACCGGCGAAACGAAGCCGTCCGTGATTTCCGGAGAAGAAAAACTTTGCGTGAGCCATTTGCCTTTCCCTGATGAAGTGTCGAAAAGACGGATGTTCGTGGGGCTGCCAGTGTCCTCGGCAAGCATGAAGATCTGTTTTCCATCAGCACTGAGATTGTGCCTGTAGCACCATCCTCCGAGAAAATCTGCCGTGTCTATTACATTACCGCCGTTCAGGTCAATTATCTTGGGCAGAAGAGAGACGCTTCCTTCCCTGAGACAGGAGAGGAACCTGCCGTCTCCAGAGAAAACTGGAGAAGAACAATTTTCGTCTTCACCCGTCAACCATCGGATTCCGTTAAGATTGTGATCCGTTATCCCTACTCTTTCTGCGTCACCCTGCATTGACGAAAATGCAAGTGTCTTAGAATCGCCGGCCCAGCATGGGGTGGAAGCATCCACGGCGACTCCGTCAATTTCGAGGAACTTTCCGGTGCCACTCCCTTCCTCTTTCGCCGAGCGTACCGATATGCAATTCTCCTCACCTTCGCGACTGGACGAAACAGCAACGTATCTGCCGTCCGGCGAGATAACTGCTGCATTGTCAGAGAAGGAATGGCGCGTAATTCTGCTCATTTTGGAGGATTTCACATCCATAACAAATGCTGCGAATTCCCCTTCACGGTTGGAAACAAATGCCGCCTTCCCTCCTGCCTCATCGACTGAAAGAGGCGGCAGGATTGAGTAATCTGTATCAGGCGTCAGGTTTCTTACCTCTCCAAGAACGAATTTTCCATCCTTTGGCTTGATTGTCGAAACAAATATGTCGTTTTTCTCGTCGCCACCGACGTCGCCAAGGAATAGCAAATGGCTGCCCCCGCCGATCAATTTCAGCGACACATAAGATCTGTCCTCAGCGGAAAGGAGGGATGAGCTGTATTTCCCATCGCTTCGTGGATCAAGTAGATACAGTTTCCTGCCATCGTCCGTATTTACGCTATAGACTATCCTTCCTGTTGATATCTCAACGTCGAATGAAATCACATATTGGGCGCTGAAAAGCTGTTCAAGCCGATTTTTATTAATTTCCTTCAATGGCATTCACCGAACTGAGTTTCTACTGAACCACCATTCCTGTTTGGTTAATAAAATTTGGCTTACACTATGCAGTGATGTGGATGTCAACTGTTGGCCAGCAGCTTCGAGACGCAAGTTATAACGCCCGCCAGGAGTTGTCTGATTTTGAATTTGCGGGAATCCATGCCACTGCACGCTCGCCGACGGGATGCGACGCTTGTTTCGTTGCAGACAAATGGTTTATAACTACAGATGTCTGTTGCACACCGATCGGCAATGAAACGAGATTTGATATCCATTACGGATGCGGCTGGAAAGGCCAATTCGCTGATTAGGAACGCTCTGAAACTCAAAAACGAACAGAAGAACAGCGGAGGGAGAATCAGGGAAAAACCGCTGAAAGACAGACAACTGGCAATGATTTTTGAGAAGCCCTCTACAAGGACGCGTGTTTCGTTCGAGGTGGCAATGAGCCAGCTCGGCGGAAACGCATTGTTCCTTAACTCTATAGATATGCAGCTCGGAAGAGGGGAAACGATCTCCGATACTGCAAGAGTCCTGAGCAGGTACGTGGACGGAATAGTGTACAGAGCATTTGAAAACAGAATCATGAAGGAGCTGGCCACAAGCGCCACCGTTCCTGTGATAAACGGCCTCGATGATCTCGAGCACCCCTGTCAGGCACTTGCCGATCTGATGACCATACAGGAGAAATTCGGCAGGCTGAAGGGTCTGAAACTTGCCTATGTCGGAGACGGTAACAACGTATGCAATTCACTCATGCTCGGATCCGCCATGACCGGAATACATTTCATTGCCGCCACACCCCCAGGATACGCTCCTCCACAGGCAATAAGCCAGCTAGCCGCATCAATAGCGCTCGAGCATAAATCAAGAGTGGAGATAGTGACTGAACCCGATGCAGCTGCCAAGAATGCAGACATACTGTATACCGATGTATGGACTTCAATGGGACAGGAATCCGAAAAAAAAGAAAGGGAAAAGATATTCGGCAAATTCCAGATCAACAGCAGGCTGCTTTCACAGGCACGGAAGAGTGCGATAGTAATGCACTGTCTTCCCGCTCACAGAGGCCTTGAAATAACGGACGATGTCATCGATGGCCGGAACAGCGTCGTATTCGACCAGGCGGAAAACAGGCTTCACGCGCAGAAGGCAGTACTACTCTGGCTTATCCGGCACTGACGTCTGAACGGCATCCGGCCTGAGCTGCTCATGGAGAATTGCATCGAGCTCCAGGAGGAAGGCTTCCTCCCTGCCCGTATCAATTGTTGCACCTGCCGCTATGCTGTGCCCCCCGCCCACTCCGCCTACCCGTTCAGCTGCAGTCCTTACAGCATCCGACAGATTAAGACCATTCTGAACAAGCTCCGTGGTTCCCCTGCATGAAACCTTGACTTTTCCCTCGGAATAGGCAAAACCTACTACAACCTTTGTCTCGTCGACTTCTTTGGATTTCATCATTATGCCTGCAATTGTTCCGACAATCGAGTCCGGTGCTCTATCTCTGGTGTGGAAGTACTGAAGACTGCCCATCTGATTCAACCCCTCCAGCTTGACCATCTTTATTGTATTCGCCACATTTTTCCGGTGCTCCTGCAGCAGTGAAATTGCTTCGTCCAAAACAGTTCCCCTTACACCCAGGCACAATTCGAGACCGGTTGAGTATTTCTCATACCTGCCGCAAGCATTGATCAGCGTTGCAAATTCCTTCGCATCCCTTGGCATTCTAGTGTCTTCTTCTGCTCTTGGATCCGTGATTATGTATGTTTCCCCAACTATTGCGTTGATATGTTCCGGAGAAGCATTATCGGCTATCAGGCTCTGGACTATGAATGATACGATCCTCCTTCTGTCATCGGCCGAGATCTCATTCCATGTCCTTTCCTTCCCGCCTTCGCGGTAGCTCACGCCAATGGAATCCAGCATTCGTACGGACGCACCGGGCTCGGAAGATATGCCGGGAATCGGCGGATCAACAGAGTATTCCAGCAGCTTGCTCAGCGGTCTTGTTTCCTTTCCGTAGAATCTTGCATCGCGAAGTATCCTGACGCTTCCTGCAGAGACAGCTTCCTCCAGTACGATTCTGTTCAGTCCCGTAAGTCTGCCGTACCTTGAATCCTGTAGATCGCCGACAGCTCCGACCAGGGAAACCGCGGCCATATCGCTGTTTCTGCTGTCAACAGCTCTTGAAATAAAGAATGCTGTAGTGGATGAAGATATTTCAGTGGAACCTTCTATGCCGAAAAGGTGGGCATTGAGGTGGTGAATCGTGCTTTCTGCGAGCTTGAAACTGCCGTTGTCAAGCGTCAGCGGATTTTCGATTTCGGGTTCATGGTGGTCCGCTATCACCATGTTCATGCCCGAGAATTTGGAAAGATAACCGGAGCCGAGATCATTCATCCAAACCAGGCTGTCTTTCTTGGATTTGACAAGTTCGATAGCCCTGTCGTCGAGTTTCTTGAGGAAGCTTATTTCGACAGGAATCGAAAGCCTTCGTGCAGTCTCGTAAGCGATAGATCCGGAGGTGATGCCGTCCGCATCTATATGCGTGAATATGGAAATCCTGCTAGCCTCCTTCACTGCTCTTGCAACACGTTTGGCTTCTTCGGTGAAAAGCCTCTGGGCATTCATTCAGTACCCCTCCATGTACTCGGAACACATCATATCCCTTATCTTCATTGACAGTGGATAAAGGTTGCAGGTGTCTTCGCTGTTATATAATGTCAGCATGTTCAGAAATGCTCTTCGCCCCGTTCTTGTCCATGACTTCCACAATTGCACAGCTCTGCCGTTGACGGAGAGTTCTACAATCCTGCTTCTCTTGATGCAGAGTTCCCTTTCAATCTTTTTCAGACCTCCCCTCAAGCCCAGCTGATTTGCGATGGGAAGTAGGTCCACGGCTGCGTAACTGTCTTCGATATCCGGAAACAGTCGTTTCAGGAAACGAAGATCATGCCTCGCACCGTTATAGAATACAAGAATCTTTGAATCTCCAAGCTTTTCGGCGATATTCTTCCTGTTCAGATCCTTTCCCTTCAGCAGGAAGGAGTAGCTGTTATTCCTGCAAATTCCAACAATCGCCGGATTCGCATATTTTCCATAGCCGTCCATTTCGATATCCACAAACGCGCATGAGTTTTCAAAATCGAACAGCAGGCGCCACCGTTCGGCGGGTCTGAGACGTCTGGCGAAATAGACCGCATCCATCCTTTTGAAGGCGTTCTCCGCTTCCTCCATTTCATGCCGTAAACGCGGGCTCGCGGAAATTCCAGATTCAGGAAGGTCATTCCAGTCCATGCATCCATTTCTCCAGAGACCCCTTTCCCTTGCGACTCCAATGCCGCCGAATATTATGAATGTACTGCGCATCATTCAGAATCAACTGTTCTCCAGTCTTCCAGAGGATGTCATAGATTAAGTTTTCCCGGACCGGCCCGAAGCGACGCCGAACAGTCACAGTTTTAGGTTAAGGAGCAATAGGATGCGAAGGTAGAGGCATGAACAGGGAATACCGTCTGAATGACAATCTGATAATAAGCGGTCTCGGCCTTGTCTACATACCTGACGAAGAGACAGTAGGCATATCCGATCTGCATCTTGGATTCGAGATGTATCTCGAGTCTGAAGGCGTGCATCTACCGAGAGTGCAGTTGAAGATTGAGGAGGAGAGACTGAGTACAATCATCGAGGACTATTCCCCCTCGACTGTTCTGATAAACGGCGATGTGAAGCATGAATTCAGCAGAAACACGCCGCAGGAATGGATAGAGATCAAGAGGCTCTTCTCGCTTCTTACCAGCAAATGCAGAGTCCTGATCGTGAGAGGGAATCACGACAATTACATTCTAAACATCGCCAGCAGGTACGGAATCAGGGTGGTGCGATCGGCCAGCATAGGCAACTGCCAATTTTCTCATGGCGACATGCTTGTGCCATC containing:
- the argF gene encoding ornithine carbamoyltransferase; translated protein: MKRDLISITDAAGKANSLIRNALKLKNEQKNSGGRIREKPLKDRQLAMIFEKPSTRTRVSFEVAMSQLGGNALFLNSIDMQLGRGETISDTARVLSRYVDGIVYRAFENRIMKELATSATVPVINGLDDLEHPCQALADLMTIQEKFGRLKGLKLAYVGDGNNVCNSLMLGSAMTGIHFIAATPPGYAPPQAISQLAASIALEHKSRVEIVTEPDAAAKNADILYTDVWTSMGQESEKKEREKIFGKFQINSRLLSQARKSAIVMHCLPAHRGLEITDDVIDGRNSVVFDQAENRLHAQKAVLLWLIRH
- a CDS encoding DHH family phosphoesterase; the protein is MNAQRLFTEEAKRVARAVKEASRISIFTHIDADGITSGSIAYETARRLSIPVEISFLKKLDDRAIELVKSKKDSLVWMNDLGSGYLSKFSGMNMVIADHHEPEIENPLTLDNGSFKLAESTIHHLNAHLFGIEGSTEISSSTTAFFISRAVDSRNSDMAAVSLVGAVGDLQDSRYGRLTGLNRIVLEEAVSAGSVRILRDARFYGKETRPLSKLLEYSVDPPIPGISSEPGASVRMLDSIGVSYREGGKERTWNEISADDRRRIVSFIVQSLIADNASPEHINAIVGETYIITDPRAEEDTRMPRDAKEFATLINACGRYEKYSTGLELCLGVRGTVLDEAISLLQEHRKNVANTIKMVKLEGLNQMGSLQYFHTRDRAPDSIVGTIAGIMMKSKEVDETKVVVGFAYSEGKVKVSCRGTTELVQNGLNLSDAVRTAAERVGGVGGGHSIAAGATIDTGREEAFLLELDAILHEQLRPDAVQTSVPDKPE
- a CDS encoding prolyl oligopeptidase family serine peptidase; the protein is MKEINKNRLEQLFSAQYVISFDVEISTGRIVYSVNTDDGRKLYLLDPRSDGKYSSSLLSAEDRSYVSLKLIGGGSHLLFLGDVGGDEKNDIFVSTIKPKDGKFVLGEVRNLTPDTDYSILPPLSVDEAGGKAAFVSNREGEFAAFVMDVKSSKMSRITRHSFSDNAAVISPDGRYVAVSSSREGEENCISVRSAKEEGSGTGKFLEIDGVAVDASTPCWAGDSKTLAFSSMQGDAERVGITDHNLNGIRWLTGEDENCSSPVFSGDGRFLSCLREGSVSLLPKIIDLNGGNVIDTADFLGGWCYRHNLSADGKQIFMLAEDTGSPTNIRLFDTSSGKGKWLTQSFSSPEITDGFVSPVEVRYPSEHDGLAIPALLYRAKSDSDANAAVIAIHGGPTWRSYDKWDPLIQSFVLTGISVICPNYRGSSGYGRKFRDANRFVMGSADLADCVGAWKYLTENGLASGNKIAVMGASFGGYLTMCSLVFYPDRWCAGSATVPFLNWFTEMESEREDLRYWDIQNMGDPVRDSDRLRSASPVFFLDRIRAPVQIIAGENDPRCPLSESLQAKEKIEKMRVPLDFKFYRGEGHSFEKMENIIDSQMRTYRFLCKHLLSGN
- a CDS encoding ribonuclease H-like domain-containing protein, whose translation is MMRSTFIIFGGIGVARERGLWRNGCMDWNDLPESGISASPRLRHEMEEAENAFKRMDAVYFARRLRPAERWRLLFDFENSCAFVDIEMDGYGKYANPAIVGICRNNSYSFLLKGKDLNRKNIAEKLGDSKILVFYNGARHDLRFLKRLFPDIEDSYAAVDLLPIANQLGLRGGLKKIERELCIKRSRIVELSVNGRAVQLWKSWTRTGRRAFLNMLTLYNSEDTCNLYPLSMKIRDMMCSEYMEGY
- a CDS encoding metallophosphoesterase is translated as MNREYRLNDNLIISGLGLVYIPDEETVGISDLHLGFEMYLESEGVHLPRVQLKIEEERLSTIIEDYSPSTVLINGDVKHEFSRNTPQEWIEIKRLFSLLTSKCRVLIVRGNHDNYILNIASRYGIRVVRSASIGNCQFSHGDMLVPSSGDRTIVIGHEHPSIRIVDNVSASVKFPAFVYFRRNPLLILPAFSPFALGTDVISDWWSFQSPYLKGRDSGDAVIYAVVNSRLRKLGKLSDVRNAHSGTSDAWQED